The Balearica regulorum gibbericeps isolate bBalReg1 chromosome 22, bBalReg1.pri, whole genome shotgun sequence genome includes a region encoding these proteins:
- the LOC142604856 gene encoding platelet-activating factor receptor-like yields MNGSVPGPLPAGHPDECVPSDPVQFVLVPAVYCLVLCVGLPGNLVALLVFLQSGKVRKAIRIYLINLTLADILFNLTLPLWIPYYLAGGDWLLSEAACRLAGAAYYLATYSAVTFMALISFNRFCAVRVARRELPLTGRRGAVLACALAWLLGLGCAVPTLAARQTFPARAGATACFEQHGRQRAYAYAMVGFFAAAFLVVLGTYASIVRALSAPATTSPGSHRQQARAMVLGMLLVFVVCVAPYHLTLAPWVGSQPPVPLCKPPATLDVLHTLSVALLSLNSCLDPLVYCFSIRRFRADLGRTLRKIGRCLPLSPPAPARPVPSIHASSFASS; encoded by the coding sequence ATGAACGGCTCGGTGCCGGGGCCGCTGCCGGCGGGGCACCCTGACGAGTGTGTGCCCAGCGACCCGGTGCAGTTCGTGCTGGTACCCGCCGTCTACTGCCtggtgctgtgcgtggggcTGCCGGGCAACCTGGTGGCCTTGCTGGTCTTCCTGCAGAGCGGCAAGGTGAGGAAGGCCATCCGCATCTACCTCATCAACCTCACACTGGCCGACATCCTCTTCAACCTCACCCTGCCCCTCTGGATCCCCTACTACCTGGCCGGGGGGGACTGGCTGCTCTCGGAGGCCGCCTGCCGCCTGGCCGGGGCCGCCTACTACCTGGCGACCTACAGCGCCGTCACCTTCATGGCGCTCATCAGCTTCAACCGGTTCTGCGCGGTGCGGGTGGCGCGGCGGGAGCTGCCGCTGACGGGGCGCCGGGGGGCCGTGCTGGCCTGCGCCCTGgcctggctgctggggctgggctgtgccgTGCCCACCCTGGCTGCCCGGCAGACCTTCCCCGCTCGTGCTGGGGCCACCGCCTGCTTCGAGCAGCACGGCCGGCAGCGAGCTTACGCCTACGCCATGGTGGGCTTCTTCGCCGCCGCCTTCCTGGTGGTGCTGGGCACCTACGCCTCCATCGTCCGGGCGCTCTCTGCGCCTGCCACCACCTCGCCGGGCTCCCACCGGCAGCAGGCACGTGCCAtggtgctggggatgctgctggtcTTTGTGGTCTGCGTGGCCCCCTACCACCTCACGCTGGCCCCCTGGGTGGGCAGCCAGCCCCCTGTGCCACTCTGCAAGCCCCCCGCCACCCTGGACGTGCTGCACACGCTGAGCGTGGCCTTGCTCAGCCTCAACAGCTGCCTCGACCCCCTCGTCTACTGCTTCTCCATCCGGCGCTTCCGCGCCGACCTGGGACGGACCCTGCGCAAGATCGGCCGGTGCCTCCCGCtctccccgccagcccccgcCAGGCCGGTACCCAGCATCCACGCATCCTCCTTTGCTTCCTCGTAG